In Methylomonas sp. MK1, the following are encoded in one genomic region:
- the tusD gene encoding sulfurtransferase complex subunit TusD, with the protein MRYAVQVNASPYATNVGLNAYRFIQAALAAEHQILRVFFYKEGIYHAFRYANPPEDEFSITRHWSALAEQHGVDLVVCISAAQRRGLLCRDEATRQGKQDDDTAPGFRIAGLGQWLEATLLADRSIVFG; encoded by the coding sequence ATGAGATATGCCGTACAAGTTAATGCCAGTCCTTACGCCACCAATGTCGGCCTAAATGCCTATCGGTTTATTCAAGCCGCGTTGGCGGCCGAGCACCAAATTCTGCGAGTATTTTTTTACAAGGAAGGCATCTATCATGCGTTTCGTTACGCCAATCCTCCGGAGGACGAATTCTCGATTACCCGACATTGGTCGGCTTTGGCTGAGCAGCATGGTGTGGATTTAGTGGTATGCATCTCTGCGGCGCAGCGCCGGGGGTTATTGTGTCGCGATGAAGCGACGCGCCAAGGTAAGCAGGATGACGATACGGCGCCAGGGTTTCGGATAGCCGGCTTGGGGCAATGGCTGGAAGCGACTTTGCTGGCTGACCGCAGTATTGTCTT
- a CDS encoding M48 family metalloprotease, translated as MTLKPLIFSLGLILFCSSPRALDIEKIQLPEMGDSAGAIISPAQEKEFGEAFFRNLHQQTEINQDVEIQQYIQNIGRQLASHSDTPSNPFHFFVVMDPNINAFAGPGGYIGVNSGLILLTEAESELASVMAHEIAHVTQRHLYRSIEKASKMSIPTVAATLAAILIGTQSPNMGQAALMAIQAGNIQFQIDFTRDHEKEADRVGMQTLAGANYDPRSMPTFFERLQQSTRYYGKGVPEFLRTHPVSENRVADTRGRAEIYPYRQYPDSLAYLLTKAKLAVLSAQDKRTPLQHFTTLEMQGTPEQRAVARYGMGLVYLENQQYAAASEIFQKLTEQYPRQPQYISALARTAMDAHDYEKAGKLFEKAINTFPSNDALKIQYTRSLVKKAQPQRAKQVLQSLSDGEKDQPYYYELLAQIFADLKQPGESHRYMAEYYYASGETEAAIMQIRLAKQQNDLSFQLQAILNERLNFFLSEEESRRMER; from the coding sequence ATGACACTTAAGCCTCTTATTTTCAGCCTTGGCCTGATCCTGTTCTGTTCGTCGCCAAGAGCCTTGGACATCGAAAAAATCCAACTGCCCGAAATGGGCGATTCTGCCGGCGCCATCATTTCACCCGCACAGGAAAAGGAATTCGGCGAAGCATTTTTTCGTAATTTACATCAACAAACCGAGATTAATCAGGATGTGGAAATCCAACAATATATCCAGAATATCGGCCGGCAATTAGCATCCCATAGCGATACACCGTCCAATCCCTTCCACTTTTTTGTCGTGATGGACCCCAACATCAACGCTTTTGCCGGCCCGGGCGGTTACATTGGGGTCAACTCGGGCTTGATTTTGTTGACCGAAGCGGAAAGCGAACTGGCGTCGGTAATGGCTCACGAGATCGCTCACGTCACGCAACGCCACTTGTATAGATCAATCGAAAAAGCCAGCAAAATGTCGATTCCAACAGTCGCGGCCACGTTGGCGGCCATTTTAATCGGCACCCAGTCACCCAACATGGGTCAAGCGGCTTTAATGGCCATCCAAGCCGGCAATATTCAGTTTCAAATCGACTTTACCCGCGACCACGAAAAAGAAGCCGACCGGGTGGGCATGCAAACCCTGGCAGGCGCCAATTACGACCCGCGCAGCATGCCGACTTTTTTCGAACGCTTGCAGCAATCCACCCGTTATTACGGCAAAGGCGTACCTGAATTTTTAAGAACGCATCCGGTATCCGAGAACCGCGTCGCCGACACCCGCGGCAGAGCTGAAATCTATCCGTACCGACAATATCCGGACTCATTAGCGTATTTGTTGACCAAAGCCAAGCTTGCCGTACTATCCGCGCAGGACAAACGCACTCCGCTACAGCATTTCACTACGCTCGAAATGCAAGGCACGCCGGAGCAAAGAGCTGTGGCCCGCTACGGCATGGGTTTGGTGTATTTGGAAAATCAACAATACGCCGCCGCCAGCGAAATTTTTCAAAAACTCACCGAGCAATATCCACGGCAACCGCAATATATATCGGCGCTGGCCCGCACGGCCATGGATGCGCACGACTACGAAAAAGCCGGCAAATTATTTGAAAAAGCGATTAATACCTTCCCCAGCAACGACGCGCTGAAAATCCAATATACCCGCAGCCTGGTCAAGAAAGCTCAACCGCAACGCGCAAAACAAGTGTTACAAAGCTTGTCGGACGGCGAGAAAGACCAGCCGTATTATTACGAATTACTCGCGCAGATTTTCGCAGACCTCAAACAGCCTGGTGAATCGCATCGCTACATGGCCGAGTACTATTACGCCAGCGGCGAAACCGAAGCGGCAATCATGCAAATCAGATTGGCAAAACAACAGAACGATCTCAGCTTTCAACTACAGGCCATCCTCAACGAACGGCTAAATTTCTTTCTCAGCGAGGAAGAATCGCGCCGAATGGAACGCTAA
- the rpoZ gene encoding DNA-directed RNA polymerase subunit omega: MARVTVEDCLENVENRFKLVLLASKRARQLEKGADEFIPRGKDKDTVLALREIAAGFVNEENIDRLHRAGYVSETHLEI, from the coding sequence ATGGCACGCGTTACCGTTGAAGATTGTTTGGAAAATGTTGAAAACCGTTTCAAATTGGTGTTACTCGCCAGCAAAAGAGCACGACAGTTGGAAAAAGGCGCCGATGAATTCATTCCGCGAGGCAAAGACAAAGACACTGTCCTGGCACTTCGTGAAATTGCCGCTGGCTTTGTTAACGAAGAAAATATCGATCGTTTGCATCGCGCGGGATACGTTTCGGAAACCCATCTGGAAATCTAA
- a CDS encoding RelA/SpoT family protein, giving the protein MPEIAVKPAPALPAIEHPEEKLLHQLCEILRSYLDQEQINDVIRAYHFGAAAHSGQFRRSGEAYICHPVSVAITLASMHMDHHGIMAAILHDVIEDTPISKEQLGEQFGVEVAELVDGVTKLSKIDSRSRAEAQAENVRKMFLAMAQDLRVIVVKLADRLHNMQTMGNMPVDKKRRIAKETLEIYAPIANRLGMNDVRHQLESLGFKALYPNRYTAINNAVKKSRGNRKEIIDTIQNAIQNRLNESNLDGAVAGREKNIASIYQKMLSKRISFTDVFDVYAFRIYCHQVDDCYRALGCVHNLYKPVPGRFKDYIALPKANGYQSLHTILIGPYGVPIEIQIRTHEMHRLSESGIAAHWLYKSDNDKSETIQARANEWLRDLLEIQKSAGDSLEFIDNLKVDLFPQEVFVFTPKGKIIKLPRGATIVDFAYLVHTDVGNACISARIDKKLVPLQTKLENGMTVEVITATWARPNPLWLNYVTTAKARSCIRAYLKNFNQQEAINLGRRLLEKELQSLGIQLENVDNTRIIQVLQVLKKHSMNELLEDIGLGNRMPFLVAKRISQTDVNAAVKLDDNESTHKTPLIIKGTEGIVVSLAKCCRPIPGDSIIGFFNPGKGIVVHHHECRNSNEVRKKQTTWLDVEWSPEASGEFPAEIRIELLNQRGSLATIASTISSMDSNIENITVVSQDDRVSVDLLTLAVKDRVHLANIIRKLKKLSIVLKITRIKA; this is encoded by the coding sequence ATGCCCGAGATAGCTGTCAAACCCGCACCAGCGCTACCTGCTATCGAGCATCCTGAAGAAAAACTTCTTCACCAGCTCTGCGAGATCCTGCGCAGCTATCTCGACCAAGAACAAATCAACGATGTGATCCGCGCCTACCATTTCGGTGCGGCCGCTCATTCCGGGCAATTCCGCAGAAGCGGTGAAGCCTATATCTGCCATCCGGTATCCGTAGCGATCACGTTGGCCAGCATGCACATGGATCACCATGGCATCATGGCGGCCATTCTGCACGATGTGATCGAAGACACCCCAATCAGCAAGGAACAACTTGGCGAGCAGTTTGGCGTCGAAGTGGCCGAATTGGTTGATGGCGTGACCAAACTGTCCAAAATTGACAGCCGCTCCCGTGCCGAAGCGCAAGCGGAAAACGTCAGAAAAATGTTTCTGGCCATGGCGCAAGACCTACGGGTAATCGTGGTTAAACTCGCCGACCGTTTGCACAATATGCAAACCATGGGCAATATGCCGGTCGATAAAAAACGCCGCATTGCCAAGGAAACGCTGGAAATTTACGCCCCCATCGCCAATCGGCTGGGCATGAACGACGTGCGGCATCAGCTGGAATCGTTGGGCTTTAAAGCGCTCTATCCCAACCGCTATACGGCTATCAATAATGCCGTGAAAAAATCGCGCGGTAACCGCAAGGAAATCATCGACACCATCCAGAATGCCATCCAAAATCGTCTAAACGAATCCAACTTGGACGGCGCAGTAGCGGGCCGAGAAAAAAACATCGCCAGCATTTATCAAAAAATGCTCAGTAAACGGATTTCCTTTACCGACGTTTTTGATGTCTACGCTTTCCGCATTTATTGCCATCAGGTCGACGACTGTTACCGGGCTTTAGGCTGCGTACACAATTTGTATAAACCCGTTCCCGGCCGCTTCAAGGACTACATAGCCTTGCCCAAAGCCAACGGCTATCAGTCGCTGCACACGATATTGATTGGCCCTTACGGCGTGCCTATCGAAATTCAGATTCGCACCCACGAAATGCACCGTCTTTCGGAATCGGGGATTGCCGCACATTGGCTATACAAATCCGACAACGATAAAAGCGAAACCATCCAGGCCCGCGCCAACGAATGGCTGCGCGATTTGCTGGAGATTCAAAAATCCGCCGGCGATTCGCTGGAATTCATCGATAACCTAAAAGTCGATCTGTTCCCGCAAGAAGTTTTCGTGTTTACCCCCAAAGGCAAAATCATCAAGCTGCCGCGCGGCGCGACTATTGTCGATTTTGCTTATCTGGTACATACCGATGTCGGCAACGCCTGTATTTCCGCGCGCATCGACAAGAAACTGGTGCCGCTGCAAACCAAGCTGGAAAACGGTATGACGGTGGAAGTCATTACCGCCACTTGGGCCAGACCGAATCCCCTTTGGCTGAACTACGTCACCACAGCCAAGGCCCGCAGCTGCATCCGCGCCTATTTGAAAAACTTCAACCAGCAGGAAGCGATCAATCTGGGCCGCCGCCTGCTGGAAAAAGAATTGCAAAGCCTGGGCATTCAACTGGAAAATGTCGATAACACCCGTATCATCCAGGTATTGCAGGTATTGAAAAAACACTCGATGAACGAGTTGCTGGAAGACATCGGCCTGGGTAATCGCATGCCTTTCCTGGTGGCCAAACGAATCAGCCAAACCGACGTTAACGCGGCAGTCAAACTCGACGACAACGAATCGACGCATAAAACCCCTTTAATCATCAAAGGCACCGAAGGCATCGTAGTGAGCCTTGCCAAATGCTGCCGGCCAATTCCCGGCGACTCGATTATCGGCTTCTTCAACCCCGGCAAAGGCATCGTCGTCCATCATCACGAATGCCGCAACAGCAACGAAGTCAGAAAAAAACAGACTACCTGGCTGGATGTGGAATGGAGCCCGGAAGCCAGCGGCGAATTCCCCGCCGAAATTCGCATCGAATTGTTAAACCAACGCGGTTCGCTGGCCACCATCGCCTCGACCATCTCCAGCATGGATTCCAATATCGAAAATATTACCGTGGTCAGCCAGGATGATCGGGTCTCGGTGGATTTGCTGACCTTAGCCGTGAAGGATCGCGTGCATCTGGCCAATATCATCCGCAAGCTGAAAAAACTCTCCATCGTTTTAAAAATTACCCGCATCAAGGCATAG
- a CDS encoding RidA family protein — MNKEIISTPLAPQAIGTYSQAVKVGETVYLSGQIPLDPETMQVVDGDIAVHIRRVFDNLKAVAEAAGGDFNDIVKLNVFLTDLSNFPIVNEIMAEYFSQPYPARAAIGVAALPKGVGVEMDGVMVLRNEYY, encoded by the coding sequence ATGAACAAGGAAATCATCTCGACGCCATTGGCCCCGCAAGCCATCGGCACCTATTCGCAAGCCGTCAAAGTCGGCGAGACGGTTTATTTATCGGGGCAAATCCCGCTTGACCCGGAAACCATGCAAGTCGTCGACGGCGACATCGCCGTGCATATCCGCCGAGTATTCGATAACCTGAAAGCTGTAGCCGAGGCTGCCGGCGGCGATTTCAACGACATCGTCAAACTGAATGTGTTTCTGACCGATTTAAGCAATTTTCCTATCGTCAACGAAATCATGGCCGAATACTTCAGCCAACCCTACCCCGCTCGCGCCGCGATTGGCGTTGCGGCATTACCCAAAGGCGTCGGCGTGGAAATGGACGGCGTGATGGTATTGCGCAACGAATACTACTGA
- the recG gene encoding ATP-dependent DNA helicase RecG, which translates to MNHPEPHNQPVTTLTGIGSQSAARLEKLGISTVQDLLFHLPLRYQDRSRIVPISHLLPGMTTLVCGTVEFTDSIQRGRPSVICRIADDSGNLSIRFFHFTVQQSQQLKPGTLLGCFGEIRYGYNGLEMVHPEYKIVSAAEQLLETTLTPVYPLTEGISQSALRKAIKQALALCLASDNAITDWLPANLLAEYGYPTLNDALQTLHNPPPQLSAEIISGGSLPALKRLVFEEFLAHHLALLQGKLAYKSWQSPVFEINQAANQAFLQGLPFQLTAAQQRVCTEIESDCRQAQPMLRLVQGDVGSGKTVVAALASLLALNSGYQVAIMAPTELLAEQHFRNFNLWFAETGYQVLFLTGQLKGKSRQATLEALTDGSANIVIGTHALFQDSVHFHKLGLIVIDEQHRFGVHQRLALREKGQHGGLRPHQLIMTATPIPRTLAMLQYSDLDISIIDELPPGRKPIATSVISSERREEVIGRIEHWVSQQRQAYWVCTLIEESEVLQCEAAEKTAAYLCQALPNVRVGLVHGRMKAAEKDAVMQAFKNRDCDLLVATTVIEVGVDVPNAGLMIIENPERLGLSQLHQLRGRVGRGNQDSYCLLLYQSPLSQAGKQRLAILKESNDGFVIAEKDLELRGPGEVMGTRQTGQIQFKIADLSRDCDLLELIPAAVQLIHRQHPNAIQPLIQRWIGHSRHYAEV; encoded by the coding sequence ATGAATCATCCGGAACCGCATAACCAGCCGGTCACCACGCTGACAGGCATCGGTTCTCAATCCGCCGCCCGCCTGGAAAAACTGGGTATTAGTACTGTCCAAGACCTATTGTTCCACCTGCCCTTGCGCTATCAGGATCGCAGCCGCATCGTGCCCATATCTCACTTGTTACCGGGCATGACCACCTTAGTCTGCGGTACGGTCGAATTTACCGACAGTATCCAGCGTGGCCGGCCCAGCGTGATTTGCCGCATTGCCGACGACAGCGGCAATTTGTCGATCCGGTTTTTTCACTTCACCGTCCAACAAAGCCAACAACTTAAACCCGGCACCCTGCTCGGCTGTTTCGGTGAAATCCGTTACGGTTACAACGGCCTAGAAATGGTGCATCCGGAATACAAAATCGTTTCTGCTGCCGAGCAACTCCTGGAAACCACGTTGACACCGGTTTACCCGCTGACCGAAGGTATTTCCCAATCCGCATTGCGTAAAGCCATCAAACAGGCATTAGCACTATGTTTGGCAAGCGACAACGCGATCACGGACTGGCTACCGGCCAATTTGTTGGCCGAGTATGGCTACCCTACGCTGAACGACGCGCTGCAAACTCTACACAATCCGCCACCGCAGTTATCGGCGGAGATCATCAGCGGCGGCTCCCTGCCCGCCTTAAAACGCCTGGTTTTTGAGGAATTTTTAGCCCACCATCTGGCGCTACTGCAAGGCAAATTGGCTTATAAAAGCTGGCAGTCGCCGGTTTTCGAAATAAACCAGGCTGCGAATCAGGCATTTCTGCAAGGCTTGCCGTTTCAACTGACCGCAGCACAACAGCGGGTTTGCACCGAAATCGAAAGCGATTGCCGCCAAGCACAACCGATGCTGCGCCTCGTGCAAGGCGATGTCGGTTCCGGCAAAACCGTAGTGGCGGCTCTGGCAAGTTTGCTGGCGCTAAACTCGGGTTATCAAGTCGCGATCATGGCACCTACCGAATTGTTGGCCGAACAACACTTTCGTAACTTCAACCTATGGTTCGCCGAGACCGGCTATCAAGTGCTGTTTCTGACCGGCCAATTAAAAGGCAAATCCCGGCAAGCCACTTTGGAAGCGCTAACCGACGGTTCGGCTAACATCGTGATTGGCACACATGCGCTATTTCAAGACAGCGTGCATTTTCATAAACTGGGTTTGATCGTCATCGACGAACAACACCGCTTCGGCGTCCATCAACGCTTGGCCCTGCGCGAAAAAGGCCAACATGGCGGCTTAAGACCCCACCAGTTGATCATGACCGCCACGCCCATTCCGCGCACCCTGGCGATGCTGCAATATTCCGACCTGGACATATCCATCATCGACGAGTTGCCTCCCGGCCGTAAACCCATCGCCACCAGCGTGATTTCCTCGGAACGCCGGGAAGAGGTCATCGGCCGCATCGAGCATTGGGTTTCGCAGCAACGCCAAGCCTATTGGGTTTGCACCTTGATCGAAGAATCGGAAGTTCTGCAATGCGAAGCTGCCGAAAAAACCGCCGCCTATCTATGCCAAGCCTTGCCGAATGTGCGCGTCGGACTGGTCCATGGCCGGATGAAAGCCGCGGAAAAAGACGCGGTGATGCAAGCTTTTAAAAATCGCGATTGCGATTTATTGGTCGCCACCACCGTGATTGAAGTCGGAGTGGACGTGCCCAACGCCGGCCTGATGATCATTGAAAACCCGGAGCGTTTGGGCTTGTCGCAATTGCACCAATTACGTGGTCGGGTTGGCCGCGGCAATCAAGACAGCTATTGTCTGCTGTTATACCAGTCACCGCTCTCGCAAGCCGGCAAGCAACGACTGGCTATTCTGAAAGAAAGCAACGACGGCTTCGTCATCGCCGAAAAAGACTTGGAACTGCGCGGCCCCGGCGAAGTCATGGGCACTCGCCAAACCGGGCAGATTCAGTTCAAAATCGCTGACTTGAGCCGGGACTGCGACTTGCTGGAACTGATCCCGGCCGCCGTGCAATTGATCCATCGCCAACACCCCAACGCCATTCAACCGCTGATCCAACGCTGGATCGGCCATAGCCGCCATTACGCCGAGGTTTAA
- a CDS encoding chorismate--pyruvate lyase family protein has product MPDKSFLFSRPPIWKSHEQSSQRQLPDNLQSWLNETGSLTKRLRGIHGNRFGVKVLFHRWKPAFIDECRLLGLPPCRYQLIREVLLHADDEPLVLARTILPEPTIEIAHRNLSHLGTRPLGEVIFAYPDLERRQRQFSRADRGIWSPGLQTAVGVDDAIWGRRTVYAIHRQPLLVAEFFLPAVLTPAVEHPPETVKPFIQKS; this is encoded by the coding sequence TTGCCCGACAAAAGTTTTCTATTCAGCCGTCCGCCCATCTGGAAAAGCCACGAACAGAGCAGCCAACGGCAACTGCCGGACAATTTGCAATCCTGGCTTAATGAAACCGGCTCGCTGACCAAACGTCTGCGCGGCATACACGGCAACCGCTTCGGCGTAAAAGTACTGTTCCACCGCTGGAAACCGGCTTTCATAGACGAATGCCGCCTATTGGGCTTGCCGCCCTGCCGCTACCAATTGATCCGCGAAGTGCTGTTGCACGCCGATGACGAGCCCTTGGTGCTGGCCCGCACCATCCTGCCGGAACCCACCATCGAAATCGCCCATCGCAATTTATCCCATCTCGGCACCAGGCCCTTGGGTGAAGTGATTTTCGCTTATCCTGATTTGGAGCGCCGCCAGCGACAATTTAGCCGGGCCGATAGAGGTATTTGGTCGCCAGGTCTGCAAACGGCGGTTGGTGTTGATGATGCTATCTGGGGACGCCGAACTGTCTACGCAATCCATCGGCAACCGTTGCTGGTGGCAGAGTTTTTTTTACCTGCGGTGCTGACGCCGGCAGTTGAACACCCGCCGGAAACCGTTAAGCCGTTTATTCAAAAATCTTGA
- a CDS encoding TFIIB-type zinc ribbon-containing protein: MANCTSCSAPLPANTQYCSYCGVRNDIDLQGKHDYQVIDSTSERVCPECAQGLQTISLDAAGALHIERCANCYGLFFDPGEIETLLDSAVAPVVTVNLELLSNINQDRYPKNATVKYLKCPVCQVLMNRVIYGYRSGVIIDQCRSHGIWLDGGQISHLLEWKKAGGQILNQQKIAVKQEKASAEQFKNAFRKDYSRPQQNYGEQSVDGDLVASVAEVIFKIFE; this comes from the coding sequence ATGGCCAACTGCACCAGCTGTTCCGCACCCTTACCAGCCAACACGCAATATTGCAGTTATTGCGGGGTCCGCAACGATATTGATTTGCAAGGCAAGCACGACTACCAAGTGATCGATTCCACCAGCGAGCGCGTGTGCCCAGAGTGCGCACAAGGCCTGCAAACTATCAGTCTGGATGCCGCTGGTGCCTTGCATATTGAGCGGTGCGCCAACTGCTATGGCTTATTTTTCGATCCCGGTGAAATAGAAACCTTGCTGGATAGCGCGGTAGCGCCGGTTGTTACCGTTAATTTAGAACTGCTGAGCAACATCAACCAAGACCGGTATCCGAAAAATGCTACGGTAAAATATCTGAAATGCCCGGTGTGCCAGGTGTTAATGAATCGGGTGATCTACGGCTATCGCAGCGGCGTGATTATCGACCAATGCAGAAGCCATGGCATCTGGCTGGACGGCGGGCAAATCAGCCACCTGTTGGAGTGGAAAAAAGCCGGCGGCCAGATTTTGAATCAGCAAAAAATCGCTGTCAAACAAGAAAAAGCCAGTGCCGAGCAATTCAAAAATGCTTTTCGGAAAGACTATTCCAGGCCGCAACAAAATTACGGCGAACAAAGCGTGGATGGCGATTTAGTGGCGTCGGTAGCCGAAGTGATATTCAAGATTTTTGAATAA
- a CDS encoding SPFH domain-containing protein: MAFIDGIKRQLRSVIEWENPDPDLLLAQWTENGDEIKNASKLIVGPGQGCIFVYQGQVKAIIEEQCMINLETDNVPFWTTIKKFMQFFESEHKVGIYFFRKTKILDQKWGTTSPIKYQDPKYHFPVALKAYGNYSYQIADPGDFFVNIVGSHNQMRVDDFRNILSARIINPISDYLAECQHSFADIDANRDEIARGIAIKLAIVFRKLGFSISDFRIEGTDFDEDTLRRINRIADLTAEAQAAQAVGLDYAKVQQLDALRDAARNEGGGAGLGMGMGAGIGLGQGMAQSLGATTNQAAADSNQTVAKLTELKQLFEAQLINEAEYAAKKQQILDKF, encoded by the coding sequence ATGGCATTTATAGACGGTATCAAACGGCAGCTGCGTTCGGTTATCGAGTGGGAAAATCCCGACCCCGATCTGTTGTTGGCGCAATGGACTGAAAACGGCGACGAAATCAAAAATGCCTCCAAATTGATCGTCGGTCCGGGACAGGGCTGTATTTTTGTGTATCAGGGCCAGGTTAAGGCAATTATCGAAGAACAGTGCATGATCAACCTAGAGACCGATAACGTGCCGTTCTGGACCACGATCAAGAAATTCATGCAGTTTTTCGAGAGTGAACATAAGGTGGGGATTTATTTCTTCCGCAAAACCAAGATTCTCGATCAGAAGTGGGGCACTACCTCACCGATTAAATATCAGGACCCTAAATATCATTTTCCTGTCGCTCTAAAAGCTTACGGCAACTATAGCTATCAGATAGCCGACCCAGGCGATTTCTTCGTCAATATCGTTGGCAGCCATAACCAAATGCGCGTAGACGATTTCCGCAATATTCTCTCGGCGCGAATCATCAACCCGATTTCCGATTATCTGGCGGAATGTCAGCATAGCTTTGCAGACATTGACGCCAACCGTGACGAAATAGCTCGGGGCATAGCCATTAAACTGGCCATCGTGTTTCGTAAGCTGGGTTTTAGCATTAGCGATTTTCGCATCGAAGGTACCGATTTCGATGAAGATACCTTGCGCCGCATCAATCGGATTGCCGATCTGACCGCTGAAGCGCAAGCCGCGCAAGCGGTGGGTCTGGATTATGCGAAGGTGCAACAGCTGGATGCCTTACGCGACGCAGCTCGCAACGAAGGTGGTGGCGCCGGTCTTGGCATGGGGATGGGGGCCGGCATCGGCTTGGGACAAGGCATGGCGCAATCGCTGGGTGCAACGACTAATCAGGCTGCTGCCGATAGTAATCAAACCGTCGCCAAGCTGACCGAGCTGAAACAGTTGTTTGAGGCGCAGCTGATTAACGAAGCCGAATACGCCGCCAAGAAACAACAAATATTGGATAAGTTTTAG
- a CDS encoding gamma carbonic anhydrase family protein, giving the protein MAIRTYKGKQPDIGKNVYIDEAAVVIGDVTIGDDVSVWPTTVIRGDVEAVSIGDGTNVQDGAVLHVSHAGDYSPQGHPLTIGKGVTIGHRAVVHACTIGNYCLIGIGAIVMDDAELGDYVMLGAGALVPPGKKLEGGYLYVGAPAKQMRALTDEEKNFLEYSAKHYVKLKNDYLV; this is encoded by the coding sequence GTGGCAATCAGAACATATAAAGGTAAACAGCCTGACATCGGCAAAAACGTGTACATAGACGAAGCGGCGGTCGTGATAGGCGATGTGACAATTGGCGACGATGTATCGGTGTGGCCAACCACGGTGATACGCGGCGATGTGGAAGCCGTCAGCATCGGCGACGGTACTAACGTTCAGGACGGCGCGGTATTGCACGTCTCCCACGCCGGCGACTATTCTCCACAAGGCCATCCGTTAACAATTGGTAAAGGCGTAACCATCGGTCATCGTGCCGTGGTGCACGCCTGTACGATAGGTAATTATTGCCTTATTGGCATAGGCGCTATCGTTATGGACGATGCCGAATTGGGGGATTATGTGATGTTGGGTGCGGGAGCGCTGGTGCCGCCCGGCAAGAAGTTGGAAGGCGGTTATTTATATGTTGGTGCTCCGGCCAAGCAGATGCGGGCACTTACCGACGAGGAAAAAAATTTTCTGGAATATTCCGCCAAACATTACGTGAAGTTGAAAAACGACTATTTAGTCTAA
- a CDS encoding copper resistance protein NlpE codes for MQTLTRKIKKNVTVIFLGALLPALNPAWAESDKQLQEKTLKAREMIHQKDMDHSAHANLAENTEGFRGVFYGYLPCKEKDCDGFKMTLSLKQKNNYLLVTQYAKASSREFYEKGKYDWDDKTRILSLTSNKNDLNRKFSIKDEGTLIQLNSDGTPMLGDQDDYTLARSDKSKSREVHIH; via the coding sequence ATGCAAACATTGACTAGAAAAATTAAAAAAAATGTGACGGTGATTTTTTTAGGTGCATTGCTTCCGGCGCTCAACCCGGCTTGGGCGGAATCCGACAAGCAACTCCAGGAAAAAACCCTCAAAGCGCGGGAAATGATTCATCAGAAAGATATGGATCACTCCGCTCATGCCAATCTGGCAGAAAACACCGAGGGATTTCGTGGAGTTTTTTACGGATACTTGCCGTGTAAGGAAAAAGATTGTGACGGCTTTAAAATGACCTTGTCCTTGAAACAAAAGAACAATTATTTATTGGTCACCCAATACGCAAAAGCCTCTTCCAGAGAGTTTTACGAGAAAGGTAAGTACGACTGGGATGACAAAACTCGCATACTGTCGTTAACCTCCAATAAAAACGATCTGAATCGCAAATTCAGCATCAAAGACGAAGGGACATTGATACAGCTCAATAGTGATGGTACGCCCATGCTCGGCGACCAGGACGACTACACGTTGGCAAGGAGTGATAAATCAAAATCGCGGGAAGTGCACATTCATTAA
- a CDS encoding YcgN family cysteine cluster protein: MNFWETKTLAQMSTEEWESLCDNCGKCCLNKLEDEDTGEIAFTSVACDLIDLDTCRCTRYSERCTLVPECIDLKQHDFAEYNWLPSTCAYRLLTDGEPLPNWHPLISGTSESVKEAGVSIGSYAIKESQVTDLEDHIIEWLQP; the protein is encoded by the coding sequence ATGAATTTCTGGGAAACCAAGACTTTGGCGCAAATGAGCACGGAAGAGTGGGAATCGCTCTGCGATAACTGCGGCAAGTGTTGTTTGAATAAGCTGGAGGACGAAGACACGGGCGAAATTGCCTTTACCAGCGTGGCGTGCGATTTGATCGATTTGGACACTTGCCGTTGCACGCGTTATAGCGAGCGTTGTACGCTGGTACCGGAGTGTATCGATTTGAAGCAGCACGATTTCGCCGAGTACAACTGGTTGCCGTCAACCTGCGCATATCGTTTGTTAACCGACGGTGAGCCATTGCCCAACTGGCATCCTTTGATTAGCGGGACTAGCGAGTCGGTGAAAGAGGCTGGGGTGTCTATCGGCAGTTATGCGATTAAGGAATCGCAAGTCACCGATCTGGAAGATCATATTATCGAATGGTTGCAACCCTGA